The DNA region TCCATTCGGGCTGTTCCCCGGATGTTTTCTTCCGACAGGTTGATTACTCCTGCACTGATGACCGGTTTATCGTTCACGCGGATAAAACGGGGCATATTGGGTTGCACCATAAACGGCTTGACAGCTTTTGCCCGGGCTGTTATCTGCCCGTAATCCATATCCCGGGTATGGGCAAGCCCCATGAACTTCCATTCGGTCAGGCTTTCGGGCAAGGTGAAAGACAGGCTTACGATCCCATTCGTATCCGTACGGAGGGCGGGATAGAAGAAAGCTGTTTCTGCAAAGTTTTGCCGGAGAGGAACGTATGGCGAACCATCATCCAATTCCACAGCCTCAGAGCATTCAAACACTGCTTCAATGGAGCTTCCGTCTTCTACTTCAAAACCGTCATCAGACAAAGTTTCAGCATCGAGGCTGATAGCTACGGGCTTCATCATCCTGCTATCCTGCTTTATACGAAAACCGTTCTCCGGATGCGGAACCCGCCAGAACGGAGCATTCAGGGTGCTATACACATCCCACCAACGTAGGCCGCGCAGAGTGCTGCCCGCATAGGGGAAGTTACTGTACATCCAGATAGAATGGCCTGAGAATATCAGGTTTGCACGGACACTGGGAGTGGAACGGGGAAAGTTCAGGTTGAAAGCCCAGTCATTGACATACAGTTTATCGAGGGAAGCGTCATAAAGAGTGGCGAGTAGTTGCGCATCGGCCGCTTTCTTGTCGGGATGCGTGATTTGGAGTTGCCATTCTTCCTTTCCCCCCGGTTGCAGCTTATCACGGAAAGTAATCCATTTCAGTTGCAGGCTCTTATCCGGGCGGGGACGGGCTATCTGCACTTGCTTGGTGTATAGTTTGCCCTCGCGCATAAAGGCGAAGTTCACGGTGATGCCGTCTCCATATTCCTGTTTATAGGGATAAGTAAACTGCCGGATTTCATTATTGAGAACCATCCGTTTGGATTCAATGCGCTTGTCGCCACAGAAGACATCGTACAACAGATAGACATCTTTCTCACTGCTGCCCACATACAGGCTGACGGGATACCCGTCATTAAACTCTGTCCCGTCCTGATAGAACCACTCCGGTGAATGTACCGGCAGGTGACGGTCTGCCAACGAAAAGAGAATGAAATCCTGCCGTGCCGTGCAGGTTCTTCCCTGCTCGTCGAGGGCTGACACTTCCATAGTGTAACGTCCCGGAGCAAGGGCCAGTATATCATCGGGAACAAAAGAGCGGCGGGTTTCGACTGTACGGCGGCATACCTCATTGGTTTTGTTTCCTTTTTCGTCCAAAGCATACACCACATACGTGGCTTGAAGCGTTACGGGCTGCCGGCTTAGATTCATAGCCAGCACCTGTATGGACTCCCGTTTCTCGCGAGCCACCTTTGGGCGCAGACCTTTAATCTGTAAGGCTACGGACTGTTGCCCTACAGGTAACGACAAAGTACCGCTTTCCACCTCTCCGGTCAGGTTGATGACCTCAGCCGTTATTTTATAGGTGTAGTAACGGCCCGGCCGGTCGGGCTTGAAATCATCCGGTTTACGCAGAAAGACCAGGAAGCGGAAGTTACCGGCTGCATCAGTCTGCACTTCACCTACTGCCAGGACAGTTTCATGGTCCGAAATCCTCCAGAATTCATTCTGCGAACGGGTGAGTTTATAATTGAGTTTACACAGTCCTACCGGAGCGCCTGCAAATGTTCTTACTTCGCCGCTAACTAATACGGTATCCCCCACGTTATAAGTGACCTGATAGGGATGGAAGACTACATCAAACGTCGGGCGCTTGTACTCATCCACACGGATATAACGATTTTCACCGCCTTGTACCGATAGTTCAAACTCTCCCGGAAGAAGTGTTTCGGGAAGCACGAAGTCGCCGTAAAAAGCCCCGAATTCGTCTGTAGCAAGAGATAGTTTGCCAATCTCCTGCCGATTGGCATCCCGCAGCACCACATCCTTGCGGACTCTTGAGAAGACGCGTATCGAATCACCCGATTGCTCATACGCTATCCCCGAAACATGCACCACCTGCCCGGGACGGTATAAAGCGCGGTCGGTGAAGAGGGAAACATGCTTTTCCCACTTCCGGGAGGCGGGCACATGATATCCCGCACCCGAGAAACCGGCATAGCTGATTTCCATATAGTCGGCACCCGGCTTACGGACGTTTATTCCCAGCCAGTTTCTTTCATCGGGCGGGGTAAGGGTAACAGTTCCTTTGCTGTCTGTAGGATAAGCCTTCAGCAAACGATAACCTTCTCCCTGCGACACACGGTAATACGCTACTTCCGTGCCTGCCACCGGATGTCCCGTCAGGCGGTCAATGATATTGATTTCCTGTTTTCCGCCGGGCAATCCCAAGGATATGGCTTGCAGGGAGGAAACATAAGCTTTTCCATAAGCTGTATACTTGCGATGGCCGTCAGGAATAGATTTTAATATATAAATGCCTTCGGTGGGAAATTTGTAACGCAGCAAGGTATCTGTTTCCATATAATCCGGGGTGGCTGCCAGTTGATAATGGCGGGTGCCGACCAATTTACCGTATTGACTTACGGTGGAAGCTGTTATTTCCCTTTCCAGGATATTGCTCGTAACGGGCAGGTTCATCCGGTAAAGTTCTATGGTCAGCCCGGTCAGATTGCGGTATTTTACTTTCAAATCCACTTCCCTTGCCGGATAAGCAAAGGGAATTTCTACCATCAGCCGGGGAGTGAGCACTTCTGCCACTTGTTCTTTCAAATCATTGGCAGAGGGTGATTGGGGATATTTTTTTAGTCCGGTTTGGGCGGCATGCAATTTGGCGGTATAATCCTGCATCCTATCGTAGCGTTCTGCCAGTTGGCAATATACCTCTCCGCAAAGTGGAGAAGCGGAGAACTCTTCGGCCCATTGTTTCAGGAGGGCTATTACTTGTTCGTCGGTCAGCCTCAACTTTTCATTTACACCGCCGCGACTGATGTCATTCCCTTGGTAATTCAGTTTATCGAGCATTAGCAATAGGCGGGCATCCGTCATACCTTGTTGTTGGTAGAAGTCAATCAGCCCGTCATAAATAGACAATATCTCGGTTTGTATTTTTTCGGCTAACACGGGATTGACAATGAAATAACCACTCAGCCGTGAAATGGCCTGCCGGGCAAGCAACTGATACATATTGTCGCCACAGTACTTCTCGCTCAGCTCTTTGCTGACAGTCATCGGGCGGTAATCCGCAGCGGACTTCCGTGAAAGTATATCTTTATCTTGTAGTGAAAGGCGGAAATAAGCAATGGCAGCGTCTATGGCAGCCTCATCCCTCTTGCCGGTATCGAGGGTGTAGTATCCCAGCAGATTATTCAGTATAGCTTTATACACCGGGTCTTTTTCTTCCGCCACCCAGGTTTTCAGTCCGGATAATTCATGGTCCAGACTATCGGGGGTGATGTCGATAGATAAGGATGCCTTTGTCAGATGGGCTTTCATCATCTGGGGCATGTTCTTCTCCTGTTTGGCGTGCTCGTAAATCTTTTGCAATTCTTTGATTGCAGATTCAGGTAGCTGCTTTTGTTCCAGAGCTTCAACCTGTTTCCACATTTGTTCGTACGACTGAGCGGAAACCCGAAGCGGCAGGCAGATAAGAATGCTTATGATGCCAGCCCAATAAAACATATTTTTCATCTGTGTTTTGATTAATGTCCGACAATTAACAGGTTCATTCACAAAGATATATTTTTTATCCGTAGGGTAGTAAAGCTGTTCAGACTTAATAACATAACAAATGCCAATAACAAAAGAAACCGGCTATCGGGAAACGCCTCATTCCCAATAGCCGGTTTTACCCGAGAAAACTATTCGCTTTTATTTTGTACTTGCTAACATTAAAGTAACATTATCATCATTCAGTTCATAAACAGTTTTTTCAACATTGCTGTTGTAAGCGTTGCTCTTGGAGTTCCAACGGGCGTAGCTCACTTCAATTTCATGATTATTATACTCCATATTCATTTTGAAGTAAGGAACCCAAGCTTCTTTCACGCTGTCCCACTTGGAAGCTTTCTTGCTGGTTACGCGGTTTTCGTTATCGTAAGTATACGTGTAACGGAGGTGGCGGAACAGACGTCCGTCTTCGTTCTTAAAGATAGTCTTCGCGGTCATCAGTTCACCGGTCATCTCTTCGTTCTTTACGTACTGGGTAGGATTGCTTGCACTTGCAGAGAAGTTCATTACGCTTGCCATTACTACTACCATCATTACCACTGCTTTTGAAATTAAGTTCGTTTTCATAATCGTTATTTTTTTATTGTTATTACTTCTTGGTTTTTGAAGGGAAGTCTTTGTCAACCGCCTTCGACAATATATAGTCAATTGCCGTGCCAAAACAATAAAGCATTGATTATCAGCAGATATTCATTTTCAGAGAGTGTTCATAAACGGACAAGTGTCCGCACAAAAGCGAACAACAAGTCATTTATATCGCCTGATATACCTATCTCTACCCGATTATCACCTCTTTTGCCAAATCTTCATCATCTTCCTGAGGACAGATAAAAAGCAATCAGTAAGTATAAATGCTTCATTCGCATTATATAACATAATGTTACCAAAATACTCCTTTTACTAACAGACACCTTTCTAAAAACACCCGAAACAGAATCCATTCGTACAATCTATAGAATATATATACACGCCTTTTGCATAAAGCAGGCAGTATATGCAATACCTATGCAAGGAACTATACTTCTTACACGAAGGAACTATATATCTGAGGCGCACAATCTATAGATGCAACGCGAAAGATCTATAGATGCAACACAAACCATCTATATATAGGAAACAAACGGTCTATAGATGGGAGACAAACCATCTGTATTCACTGCACAGACCATCTGTTTTTCTTTTATTAGAGTTGTACATATTTATGTATCACGCTATCAATCAACAAAATGTTGAATTCCGTTCGTTTCTTTCCGTTCGTCCTTACATCGGGACGGAAATATCGCATTCTCGTTATGCATAAAAAGCAAAGTGTCAAAACGAAAGTGACGCCCGTATTTACTGACCTTGGCAGAATAAAGCAAATTAGTTACATTTGCTGATGCACTTGAAAAAGCTATCGCCTTTCCCGTTATTATCATTATCTTTGCCAGTCAGAGCTTTTGATCTTTTTATGACCGAGTGGCGAATGTTCAAGAAAAGCCCCCGGGCACTCTTAAACCCTAATAAATTAATTAATAGACGTAAAATGGAAATTCAAAACAATATCTTTAACTATGCAATCCTGCTTAAACAAGTCAAGACACGGGTGGCACTCGCCCAAAAGAAGGCTATCTATGCAGCCAATGAAGAAATGCTTACTATGTATTGGGACATTGGCAAATTGCTGTTTGAAAGCCAGAAGTTGATCGGTTGGGGTAACAATGCGCTTGAACAACTATCCAATGACTTAAAGAATGACTACCCGAAAGTGAAAGGTTTCTCGCCACGTAATTGCAGATGCATGATTCAGTTCTATAAGGAATATAATCAGGAACTTACAATTTGGCAACAACCTGTTGCCAAATTAGAAATATCAAACTTAGCCCTTCCTGTTAAACAACTAAGTTGGTCGCACAATGTTATTTTGATGCAAAAAGTAAAAGACCTCAAAGCCCGATATTGGTATATGATACAGTGCCTCAAAAACGGTTGGGGGCGTAACTTTCTGGTCGAAGCCATCAATCAGGACTATTATAATGTTCATGGAGCACTGGCAAATAATTTCGATGCCACCCTTCCCGAAATACAAGCCAAGCAAGTAAAAGAAACTTTGAAAGATCCCTATATCTTCGATATGCTAACTTTTACCGACGAGTACGATGAACGAGACGTAGAGTTAGGTCTGATTAAACATATAGAGAAGTTCCTTCTACAAATGGGGGCAGGTTTCGCTTTCATGGGCAGGCAGTACCATATCAAAGTATCGGAAAAGGACTTTTACATTGACATTCTTATGTACAATGCCTTTATGCACCGATATTTAGTCGTTGAGCTAAAGCGGGGTGAGTTCCAGCCTGAATATATCGGCAAGCTGAATTTCTACTGTTCGGCAGTGGATGATATTCTTTGCCGGGAAGGGGATAACCAGACCATCGGCTTACTTCTTTGCCAGAACAAAGACCGTATCATGGCCGAATACGCCTTACGGGATGTACTCAAGCCGATAGGGATTTCAGATTATGAATTAGGCAAAGCATTTCCCCAAAATATCAAATCCGGGCTGCCGTCCATTGAAGAACTGGAGGATAAACTTAGTCAGGAGTTGCAAGATAATGAAGATACGATTTGAGTTTAGGACAGTCCTACCTTACTTTAAAAGTTCTACAGCAGTTCTTCCAGTGTAATACCACTATCCGCCCCCATCTTTTCCATACGGATACGTTTCAGGCGTTTCTTCACGGAATCCCGCTCCAGATGCATCACTTGTGCCATACTCGACTGAGATAATTGCATTTTCACCATGCAGCAGTAACGCAAGTCGTCTTTATTGAGACTTGGGTAAGTCTGCTGCAAGCGTTTCGTAAAGTTGTCGAAGATAATATCAGCATTCTGCACAATGTCATCCCAGTCTTCATCTGAAAGGATGACATTGCCGCCCTTCTCTAATTCTTGCACCACTTTCTGGCTTAATCTCCTGAAAAAGGTTTCCTTCAGCCTTGCTTCTTTTTGTTCCATTTCCACCATGCGGCGAAGACTCTCGGAAGTGACCTTACGCTGTTGCTTCAGTTCCTTTTCCTGTTGCACGAGCTGATGCTGCTGCGCCATCAGGCGATTACGGTTACGGCGATAGATGAGATATACCGCACTTGCCACCCAAACCAACAGCAAAGAGATTGTGGTCATCCAATACACATTACGCTGCCTTTCCGCAGCCCGGGTGCGCCAATACAGGTTTTCCACCGAAAGCTGTTCGTGTTTGTAAAGCTCCTGCAATGCAATGGCTTCCTCAGTATGACGATACTTTCGTATGGTATCGGACAACTCAATGAAACGTTGTAGCATAGGATAGGCATCTGAAGCACGGCCCATCTTATGATATATTTTCGCCATATTATTATAGGCATCGGCCACCGAAGAAGGATTTGGACTGGAGATAACTTTCTGAAAATAGTGATATGCCGAATCATATTGTCCCAGTTTCCCAAACAACTCCAACTTCGCCCCATAGAGCGAAAGAATTCTCACAGTATCCTTAGCCGGACGAAGACTTATAGACTTATTAATGTAGTCCAGCGCCTTGGTGGGTTCTCCCTTCTGGGAATAGATACTACCCAGATTTGTATAGATGAAAGGAAGCTGCTGAGGAACAGAATCGGCTAAAGCCGCCTCATAGGCCGCCTGAGCATAGTAAAGGGCGCTATCCAATTGATTCAGAAACAAATATCCGGTAGAAATATCGCACAAGGCCATATTCTTATAGAACATATTTCCCAGATCCAAAGCCGCTTTCAAGGCTTCTTTGGAATAACGCACCTTACCGGAATATTCTTCCTGATTCAGGCAGACAACTCCCAACCAGGTATTCACCCGGTAGAGCTGCTCATGATTACCACTATTTTGCAGGAAAAGCAGAGCCTTCAGAAAAGACTGCATGGCATCGCTCATCCGGTTAAGCCGTCTGTCCAGATGTGCTTTGCAGTAAAGGGCCCGTTCGGCATAAAGAGAATCGCCCGATTGGCTGAAATATTTAATTGCAGGTAGCAGCAGGGTATCTGTAGCCGCATTCAACTGTTGCTTCCTGTGGACAGCCTCGGACATCAGCAAGGCATAAAGTGCATAATCGCGCTTCGATAAGTTATGCAACGGTTCTTTAATCTCATTCATCACTACTATGGCACTGTCTGTCTCCTTTTCTGCCATCAGTTTCTCTGCCAAGGCCACACGATTATCAGGTCCACAAGCAACCAACATACCGCCCCACAGGATTATTCCTATCAAACTCTTCAATCTCATCTTCAATATCGTGTTATTCGTACGAATCCATCATCACTTCTCCAGT from Bacteroides sp. MSB163 includes:
- a CDS encoding alpha-2-macroglobulin family protein is translated as MKNMFYWAGIISILICLPLRVSAQSYEQMWKQVEALEQKQLPESAIKELQKIYEHAKQEKNMPQMMKAHLTKASLSIDITPDSLDHELSGLKTWVAEEKDPVYKAILNNLLGYYTLDTGKRDEAAIDAAIAYFRLSLQDKDILSRKSAADYRPMTVSKELSEKYCGDNMYQLLARQAISRLSGYFIVNPVLAEKIQTEILSIYDGLIDFYQQQGMTDARLLLMLDKLNYQGNDISRGGVNEKLRLTDEQVIALLKQWAEEFSASPLCGEVYCQLAERYDRMQDYTAKLHAAQTGLKKYPQSPSANDLKEQVAEVLTPRLMVEIPFAYPAREVDLKVKYRNLTGLTIELYRMNLPVTSNILEREITASTVSQYGKLVGTRHYQLAATPDYMETDTLLRYKFPTEGIYILKSIPDGHRKYTAYGKAYVSSLQAISLGLPGGKQEINIIDRLTGHPVAGTEVAYYRVSQGEGYRLLKAYPTDSKGTVTLTPPDERNWLGINVRKPGADYMEISYAGFSGAGYHVPASRKWEKHVSLFTDRALYRPGQVVHVSGIAYEQSGDSIRVFSRVRKDVVLRDANRQEIGKLSLATDEFGAFYGDFVLPETLLPGEFELSVQGGENRYIRVDEYKRPTFDVVFHPYQVTYNVGDTVLVSGEVRTFAGAPVGLCKLNYKLTRSQNEFWRISDHETVLAVGEVQTDAAGNFRFLVFLRKPDDFKPDRPGRYYTYKITAEVINLTGEVESGTLSLPVGQQSVALQIKGLRPKVAREKRESIQVLAMNLSRQPVTLQATYVVYALDEKGNKTNEVCRRTVETRRSFVPDDILALAPGRYTMEVSALDEQGRTCTARQDFILFSLADRHLPVHSPEWFYQDGTEFNDGYPVSLYVGSSEKDVYLLYDVFCGDKRIESKRMVLNNEIRQFTYPYKQEYGDGITVNFAFMREGKLYTKQVQIARPRPDKSLQLKWITFRDKLQPGGKEEWQLQITHPDKKAADAQLLATLYDASLDKLYVNDWAFNLNFPRSTPSVRANLIFSGHSIWMYSNFPYAGSTLRGLRWWDVYSTLNAPFWRVPHPENGFRIKQDSRMMKPVAISLDAETLSDDGFEVEDGSSIEAVFECSEAVELDDGSPYVPLRQNFAETAFFYPALRTDTNGIVSLSFTLPESLTEWKFMGLAHTRDMDYGQITARAKAVKPFMVQPNMPRFIRVNDKPVISAGVINLSEENIRGTARMELVDPQTNRVLSTREHEFSAPAGATVSVSFDLETPDEATVWICRIIAEGGNFSDGEQHYLPVLSDKQWVAEAIPVQLNGTESKSVTLESLFNDGSKTATNKRLTVELTANPDWYAIQALPVIGNPVDEDALSWASAYYANSLSVAILDANPRIRQVFESWKIQGSPLPGNLNAKEELKELLLKETPWLADALDETERKRNIALLFDLNMMSNRNRIAVSRLEALQLPDGSWSWYKGMTGNRYITTRIVEMLARLRTMGASTLPVQGMYEKAVSYLHTQWLDEYRQMKENEKKGNRNGLPGEQSLHYLYICALDEQVAKRADKTAYSYMIDRLEAGAPSDVIYDRALIATILHKAGKKVKADELARSILEYSVATPEMGRYFDTPKARYSWGSYRIPTQVVAIEALSGILKEPLAIAEMKQWLLKQKQMQVWDNPVATADAVYAFLSGDDNRLAENSTMKAEIAGTTVVAPDDALGYVRRSFSGNEVGARQIEIAHTGAGIGWGAVYAQCLEDMDQLQSAKGNGLKITRAYYRDGKEVSSKTDLHVGDELIVRLTVKADRDMDFVQIKDTRAACMEPKEALSGYRQSDATGYYQVMRDASAKFFIDKLRKGIVQIEYKVYIDRPGTYQTGIATVQSAYAPEFGGHTKSLSITVR
- a CDS encoding DUF3836 domain-containing protein; the protein is MKTNLISKAVVMMVVVMASVMNFSASASNPTQYVKNEEMTGELMTAKTIFKNEDGRLFRHLRYTYTYDNENRVTSKKASKWDSVKEAWVPYFKMNMEYNNHEIEVSYARWNSKSNAYNSNVEKTVYELNDDNVTLMLASTK
- a CDS encoding PDDEXK nuclease domain-containing protein, with the protein product MEIQNNIFNYAILLKQVKTRVALAQKKAIYAANEEMLTMYWDIGKLLFESQKLIGWGNNALEQLSNDLKNDYPKVKGFSPRNCRCMIQFYKEYNQELTIWQQPVAKLEISNLALPVKQLSWSHNVILMQKVKDLKARYWYMIQCLKNGWGRNFLVEAINQDYYNVHGALANNFDATLPEIQAKQVKETLKDPYIFDMLTFTDEYDERDVELGLIKHIEKFLLQMGAGFAFMGRQYHIKVSEKDFYIDILMYNAFMHRYLVVELKRGEFQPEYIGKLNFYCSAVDDILCREGDNQTIGLLLCQNKDRIMAEYALRDVLKPIGISDYELGKAFPQNIKSGLPSIEELEDKLSQELQDNEDTI